Proteins from a genomic interval of Centroberyx gerrardi isolate f3 chromosome 23, fCenGer3.hap1.cur.20231027, whole genome shotgun sequence:
- the LOC144537869 gene encoding tripartite motif-containing protein 16-like translates to MAEQQQQQHGVVLDQDQFCCSICLDLLKDPVALLCGHSYCRSCIEGCWDQEEEKGVYSCPQCRESFSPRPVLQRNNMLAEVVEKLKKTGGQQASPSAALACAGPADVACDFCTGTRRNKATMSCLVCTASYCAAHLQPHYSVPVLQKHKLVSATAPLQEKMCSKHDKLMEVYCRTDQQFVCYLCTIDEHKSHNTVSIAAERAERQKQLIVSQQKVQQRVQERERELKELSQAVEDLKSSAQTAVEACELIFTELICSIQRRRSEVKQLIRAQEKTAVGQAEELLLQLEEEIAKLRRRDTELEQLSHADDHIRFIQSFQSLSSPSESPDLPSVVVAPLRYFRDVSDSVSDLREKLESILKDTWPRISATVSSVDVLLPPEPQTREDFLRYCCPLTLDENSVFRCLSLSEDNRRVTAVSNEKRYPAHSDRFTWFYQVLCREGLSGRCYWEVEWKGRTLFAAVSYKDISRTSGDSLFGSNDKSWSLVHSQRGDSFQHNKVKTKVSGRRSSRVGVYLDYGAGTLSFYSVSDTMTLLHKVHTTFTQPLHPGIYLYGEFAELIKLW, encoded by the exons AtggctgaacagcagcagcagcagcatggagtTGTGCTGGACCAGGATCAGTTCTGTTGTTCAATCTGTCTGGACCTGCTAAAAGATCCAGTTGCTCTCTTATGTGGACACAGTTACTGCAGAAGCTGTATTGAGGGTTGCTGGGaccaggaggaagagaagggagtgTACAGCTGCCCTCAGTGCAGGGAGAGCTTCAGTCCCAGGCCTGTTCTTCAGAGGAACAACATGCTGGCTGAG gTTGTGGAGAAGCTGAAGAAGACAGGCGGCCAACAGgcttctccctctgctgctctggcCTGTGCCGGCCCAGCGGATGTGGCCTGTGATTTCTGCACCGGGACCAGACGCAACAAAGCCACTATGTCTTGCTTGGTGTGCACGGCCTCTTACTGTGCAGCTCACCTCCAGCCTCACTACAGCGTTCCTGTGTTGCAGAAGCACAAGCTGGTCTCAGCCACGGCCCCGCTGCAGGAAAAGATGTGCTCTAAGCATGACAAGCTGATGGAGGTCTACTGTCGCACAGACCAGCAGTTTGTCTGCTATCTGTGCACCATAGATGAGCATAAGAGCCACAATACAGTGTCAAttgcagcagagagagctgagagacaG aaacagctgattgtgagTCAGCAGAAAGTCCAGCAGAGagtccaggagagagagagggagctgaaggagctgagCCAGGCTGTGGAGGATCTCAAG AGTTCTGCCCAGACCGCAGTGGAGGCCTGTGAGCTGATCTTCACTGAGCTGATCTGCTCCATCCAGAGGAGGCGCAGTGAggtgaagcagctgatcagagcccAGGAGAAGACTGCAGTCGGTCAGGCTGaagaactgctgctgcagctggaggaggagatcgccaagctgaggaggagagacactGAACTGGAACAGCTGTCGCATGCTGACGACCACATCCGTTTCATTCAG AGTTTCCAGTCTCTCTCCAGTCCCAGTGAATCTCCAGACTTGCctagtgttgttgttgctcctCTACGTTACTTCAGAGATGTGAGTGACTCTGTGTctgacctgagagagaaacTAGAGAGCATCCTGAAGGACACATGGCCCAGGATCTCTGCCACAG tTTCTTCTGTAGATGTTTTACTGCCACCAGAGCCACAGACCAGAGAAGACTTTTTACGCT ATTGCTGTCCTCTCACACTGGATGAGAACTCAGTCTTCCGATGCCTCTCCCTGTCAGAAGACAACCGGAGGGTGACGGCTGTATCTAATGAGAAACGTTATCCTGCTCACTCAGACAGGTTTACTTGGTTTTACCAAGTGTTGTGCAGAGAGGGTTTGTCTGGGCGATGTTATTGGGAGGTGGAGTGGAAGGGTCGCACTCTGTTTGCAGCAGTTTCATACAAAGACATCAGCAGAACGTCAGGTGACTCACTTTTTGGAAGTAATGACAAGTCCTGGAGTTTAGTTCACTCTCAACGTGGTGACTCTTTCCAACacaataaagtaaaaacaaaagtgtcaGGCCGTCGTTCCTCCAGGGTCGGAGTGTACCTGGATTATGGGGCAGGTACTCTGTCCTTTTATAGCGTCTCTGACACGATGACCCTGCTCCACAAAGTCCACACCACTTTCACTCAGCCGCTCCATCCTGGGATTTATCTGTATGGAGAGTTTGCAGAGCTGATCAAGTTATGGTAG